From the genome of Miscanthus floridulus cultivar M001 chromosome 10, ASM1932011v1, whole genome shotgun sequence, one region includes:
- the LOC136485243 gene encoding receptor-like protein EIX2, protein MPHLAAKLMLLIVASFRFFLYSQAATQQLQRASSANDTAGCVPREQDALLAFKQGITNDSSNLLASWRRDQDCCGWTGVTCNNQTGHVVELDLNSFLLVGQISSSLLSLGYLEHLDLGTNFLQGPNASVFPEFLCSMNNLRHLDLSYIPFSGRVPPLLSNLSNLEYLDLSFTSFFGRIPHQLGNLTKLRHLDLSWMYNSTYSTDVSWLSRLHMLEYVDMSNITLSTVTDFPDVANMIPTLKHIILMNCSLPSANQSIANLNLTKLEELDLRWNYFGHPISSCWFWNVTSIKSLSLDETYLYGSFPDALGRMFSLKHLDFSNNGNAATMTVDLKNLCQLGSLYLARSLSSGNITEFLEKLPKCSASKLYALSLPSNNMTGMLPNTMDDMSSLNDLILTNNSISGSIPLGIRNCTSLEYLHLGSNLFSGQIPLLPRSLRVLDVTRNIFSGNLPLEFGAPNLERLILSFNYISGQVPGSICRSRNMKFLDLSHNLFKGELPHCSDMPNLSFLLVSNNSFCGKFPAWLQSFSSLVFLDLSWNWFNGPLPRWIEHLVSLRILLLSHNMFDGEIPVNITDLKGLQYLNLAANNMSGPIPKTLSNLIGMTIKHRPGPNDDSDTSLAFDESQDTFSLVTKHEVLKYGAHGLVDVAGIDLSLNHLAGGIPDEIASLSLLTNINLSSNHLSGKIPKNIGYMKSLESLDVSKNNLSGEMPSSLSDLTYLSYLDVSYNNLTGTIPSGRQLDTLYTENPSMYYGNSGLCGPPLQRNCSGNGTPENGHGNNQQESEKDSDSAFFYYGLGSGFEMVLLVLFCVLLFKKSWRIAYFLLVDLVYDKAFVFLVVTWSRLARRNTSRN, encoded by the coding sequence ATGCCTCACCTGGCTGCCAAGTTGATGCTCCTCATCGTcgcatccttccgcttcttcctCTACTCGCAGGCCgcaacgcagcagcttcaacgaGCCAGCAGTGCCAATGATACCGCAGGCTGCGTGCCACGCGAGCAGGATGCCCTCCTGGCGTTCAAGCAAGGCATCACCAACGACAGCAGCAACCTCCTCGCCTCGTGGCGGCGAGACCAGGATTGCTGCGGATGGACCGGCGTCACCTGTAACAACCAAACAGGCCATGTTGTCGAGCTTGATCTCAACAGCTTCCTTTTGGTTGGGCAGATAAGTTCGTCCTTGCTTTCTTTGGGTTATTTGGAGCACCTCGACCTTGGCACAAATTTCCTTCAGGGGCCCAACGCTAGTGTGTTCCCGGAGTTCTTGTGTTCTATGAACAACTTGAGACATCTTGACCTCTCCTACATTCCTTTCTCGGGTAGAGTGCCTCCCCTGCTCAGCAACCTTTCCAACTTGGAATACCTCGACCTGTCCTTTACATCGTTCTTCGGTAGAATCCCTCATCAGCTCGGGAACCTTACAAAATTGCGACATCTTGACCTCAGTTGGATGTATAATAGTACATACTCAACAGATGTCTCATGGCTAAGTCGCCTACATATGTTGGAGTATGTTGACATGAGCAACATAACTCTCAGCACAGTAACTGATTTTCCTGATGTGGCCAACATGATTCCAACTCTGAAGCACATCATTTTAATGAATTGTTCACTTCCAAGTGCAAATCAGTCGATCGCAAACCTAAACCTGACCAAACTTGAGGAGCTTGACCTCAGATGGAACTACTTCGGCCATCCAATCTCATCATGCTGGTTTTGGAATGTTACAAGCATTAAGTCACTCTCCCTAGATGAAACATATCTGTATGGTTCCTTCCCTGATGCACTAGGAAGAATGTTTTCGCTCAAACACCTAGATTTTTCTAACAATGGAAATGCAGCCACAATGACAGTGGACCTAAAAAATCTCTGCCAACTGGGATCTCTATACCTCGCCAGGAGTCTATCATCTGGTAACATAACAGAGTTTCTAGAGAAGTTACCAAAGTGTTCTGCTAGCAAATTGTATGCCTTGAGTTTGCCAAGCAATAATATGACAGGAATGCTTCCAAACACTATGGACGACATGAGCAGCTTAAATGACCTTATCCTTACTAACAACAGTATTAGTGGTTCAATACCACTTGGTATTCGGAATTGTACTAGTTTGGAATACCTCCATTTGGGTTCCAATCTATTCAGTGGGCAGATACCATTACTGCCGAGAAGCCTCAGGGTATTGGATGTCACCAGAAACATCTTTTCCGGGAATTTGCCACTGGAATTTGGAGCTCCAAATCTTGAAAGATTAATTCTATCCTTCAATTACATTAGCGGTCAAGTTCCTGGATCTATTTGTAGGTCACGAAACATGAAATTCTTGGATTTATCACACAATCTTTTCAAGGGAGAACTACCTCACTGTTCTGATATGCCAAACTTAAGTTTCCTGCTCGTAAGTAACAACAGCTTCTGTGGAAAGTTCCCTGCATGGCTCCAAAGCTTCTCATCCCTGGTTTTCCTAGACCTTTCCTGGAACTGGTTTAATGGGCCACTACCAAGGTGGATTGAACATTTGGTGAGCTTACGTATTTTACTCCTAAGCCATAACATGTTCGATGGAGAGATTCCAGTCAATATCACAGATCTTAAAGGACTGCAATACCTGAACTTAGCAGCCAACAATATGTCAGGGCCAATTCCAAAAACTTTGTCAAACCTAATTGGAATGACTATAAAACATAGGCCTGGACCTAATGATGATTCAGACACATCCTTGGCATTTGATGAGTCTCAAGATACATTTTCCCTGGTGACGAAGCATGAAGTGCTCAAGTATGGAGCACATGGACTAGTTGATGTGGCTGGAATTGATTTGTCATTGAACCACTTAGCTGGAGGAATTCCAGATGAAATAGCCTCTCTTAGTTTGCTGACGAATATAAATTTGTCATCGAATCACTTAAGCGGAAAAATCCCAAAGAATATTGGATATATGAAATCGTTGGAATCACTTGACGTCTCAAAGAACAACCTCTCTGGTGAAATGCCATCAAGCCTCTCAGATTTAACATATCTAAGTTACCTGGATGTTTCGTATAACAATCTTACTGGAACTATCCCATCTGGTCGTCAACTTGACACCCTTTACACTGAAAATCCTTCTATGTACTACGGAAACAGCGGTCTTTGCGGTCCTCCTCTGCAGAGGAATTGTTCAGGGAATGGCACACCAGAGAATGGGCATGGCAATAATCAGCAAGAAAGTGAAAAAGATTCCGATTCAGCGTTCTTTTACTATGGACTTGGGTCAGGGTTTGAGATGGTCTTATTGGTTCTGTTCTGTGTTCTATTATTCAAGAAGTCATGGAGAATTGCTTATTTCCTTCTTGTTGATTTGGTGTACGACAAAGCATTCGTCTTTCTGGTTGTCACATGGAGTAGGCTAGCAAGGAGGAACACCAGTAGGAATTAA